A stretch of Mucilaginibacter terrae DNA encodes these proteins:
- a CDS encoding L,D-transpeptidase family protein, whose translation MILLNKINFKSYWHGLMLGMCAILLLTFESCKHTKRSDMAQTIYDVNKNKAFNKVTEEGFQPVFQKILAEKKSGLKNPVLITTFYKDNGYDPVLVLDHMKGEDLKTLATYLKKSGEHGLNPKIFQADEVNSLVDKFYSKDAIKTTEEAYETMARLEVALANSLINYTNSLQYGLISPRKIYARYYTETKRPDSTSMKKVFAIADMKSFLDSVQPKNPQYIALQKALAANVQVPGQTAEETERMLKVNLERLRWKNKPTADKYVIVNIPDYRLDVMEGGKSVMNMKVCVGEGRNIDRSADLTEYDESDKVDRPFSRETPQLNSAIYTAQVNPVWNIPKSIATKEIMVAAAQDPYYLSNHNMAVYKNGKEIEDSETIDWSSAGPNDYEFKQRPGDDNALGKIKFLFKNSSSVYLHDTPAKLAFNKPMRAVSHGCVRVERPLDLAHALFGDGTKYETIKNDMASGSAEPKNVDLSKKVPVYLTYVTCWADENGTLQFRPDVYGLDVVLLAHLNKYLTA comes from the coding sequence ATGATATTACTCAACAAAATCAATTTTAAAAGCTATTGGCATGGCCTGATGTTAGGCATGTGCGCAATATTGCTCCTGACGTTTGAAAGCTGTAAACATACCAAACGTTCAGATATGGCTCAAACCATTTACGATGTTAATAAAAACAAGGCTTTTAATAAAGTTACTGAAGAGGGCTTTCAACCTGTGTTTCAAAAAATATTAGCCGAAAAAAAATCGGGCCTTAAAAACCCGGTTTTAATAACCACTTTTTATAAGGACAATGGTTATGACCCGGTACTGGTACTCGACCACATGAAGGGTGAAGACCTGAAAACGCTTGCTACTTATCTTAAAAAATCAGGTGAGCATGGTCTTAACCCTAAAATCTTCCAGGCCGATGAAGTAAACAGCCTGGTAGATAAATTTTACAGCAAAGATGCTATTAAAACTACCGAAGAAGCCTATGAAACTATGGCTCGTTTAGAAGTGGCACTGGCAAATTCATTAATTAACTACACCAACTCCCTGCAGTACGGCTTAATTAGTCCGCGTAAAATATATGCGCGTTACTATACCGAAACTAAACGCCCAGACAGCACCTCGATGAAAAAGGTGTTTGCGATTGCCGATATGAAAAGTTTTTTAGACAGCGTTCAGCCTAAAAACCCACAGTACATTGCCCTTCAAAAAGCCTTGGCAGCAAACGTACAAGTACCTGGCCAAACCGCCGAGGAAACTGAGCGAATGCTGAAAGTGAATTTGGAACGCCTGCGCTGGAAAAACAAACCTACCGCTGATAAATATGTAATAGTAAACATCCCCGATTATCGTTTGGATGTAATGGAAGGCGGAAAATCAGTAATGAATATGAAGGTTTGTGTGGGCGAAGGCCGTAATATTGACCGCTCTGCCGATTTAACCGAGTACGACGAAAGTGATAAAGTTGACCGTCCTTTTTCGCGCGAAACGCCTCAACTCAACAGCGCCATTTATACCGCACAGGTAAACCCGGTATGGAACATTCCTAAAAGTATTGCAACCAAAGAAATTATGGTTGCGGCTGCGCAAGACCCCTACTATTTATCGAATCACAACATGGCTGTTTACAAAAATGGCAAAGAGATAGAAGATAGCGAAACGATCGACTGGTCATCGGCCGGTCCAAATGATTATGAGTTTAAACAGCGCCCAGGAGATGATAATGCATTGGGCAAAATCAAGTTTTTATTTAAAAACAGTAGCAGCGTTTACTTGCACGATACTCCTGCCAAACTGGCCTTTAATAAACCTATGCGTGCCGTTAGCCACGGCTGTGTGCGGGTTGAACGTCCGCTCGATTTAGCTCATGCCCTATTTGGAGATGGTACAAAATATGAAACTATTAAAAATGACATGGCTTCAGGGAGCGCGGAGCCTAAAAACGTTGACTTATCCAAAAAAGTTCCTGTATATCTTACCTATGTAACTTGCTGGGCCGATGAGAACGGAACCCTGCAATTCAGGCCTGATGTATATGGACTGGATGTGGTACTATTAGCACATTTAAATAAGTATTTAACCGCTTAA
- a CDS encoding DinB family protein, which translates to MANSKPEVWLRGPLPNIPALLQPVAHALLQAREELFELMQDFSENHLWQKPANLASPAFHLQHLTGVLNRLFTYARAEALNVEQLTYLAGEGNPPSANYSVQTLVETFSNEIDAALNQLSKEDESRLTEIRGVGRAQIPSTVIGLYTHAAEHTMRHLGQLLVTVKILKAGY; encoded by the coding sequence ATGGCTAATTCAAAACCCGAAGTATGGCTGAGAGGGCCACTGCCCAATATACCGGCATTATTGCAACCGGTAGCGCATGCGCTTTTACAAGCCCGCGAAGAACTGTTTGAGTTGATGCAAGATTTTTCTGAGAATCATTTATGGCAAAAGCCGGCCAATCTGGCTTCACCCGCATTTCATTTACAGCACCTCACCGGGGTTTTGAACCGCTTATTTACCTATGCCCGTGCCGAGGCATTGAATGTTGAGCAATTAACCTATTTAGCAGGTGAAGGCAACCCGCCATCTGCTAATTACAGCGTGCAAACTTTGGTCGAAACTTTCAGTAATGAAATTGATGCTGCCCTTAACCAGTTAAGCAAAGAAGACGAAAGTCGGCTAACCGAAATTAGGGGAGTGGGTCGTGCTCAAATACCATCAACCGTAATTGGCCTGTATACTCACGCTGCCGAACACACCATGAGACATTTAGGTCAATTACTGGTTACGGTTAAAATTTTAAAGGCGGGTTATTAA
- a CDS encoding HAD family hydrolase — MIKALILDLDNTIYPVSSIGNELFEPLQQLLNEHKAEVAEDVMREIKKQIMRRAWQKVADENRLSPELIKKGNELLSNLTYDKPMNTFADYEHVRQLPLAKFLVTMGFTNMQNSKVKQLNIGDDFTEIHINDPELSKDTKKEVFQDILLKHALKPHEVLVIGDDPESEIKAALQLGIPTVLYDRNSDYSNKVADHHINNFAALQSIIDSYGN, encoded by the coding sequence ATGATTAAGGCCTTGATACTCGATTTAGATAATACTATTTACCCGGTTAGTTCAATTGGCAATGAGCTGTTTGAGCCGTTGCAACAACTGCTTAATGAACATAAAGCAGAGGTTGCCGAAGACGTAATGCGCGAAATTAAAAAGCAAATTATGCGTAGGGCCTGGCAAAAAGTAGCCGATGAAAACAGACTTAGCCCCGAACTTATAAAAAAAGGCAACGAATTACTAAGCAACTTGACTTATGATAAGCCAATGAACACGTTTGCCGATTATGAGCATGTAAGACAATTGCCATTAGCTAAGTTTTTAGTTACCATGGGTTTTACCAATATGCAAAACAGCAAAGTAAAACAGCTGAATATAGGCGACGATTTTACCGAAATTCATATTAATGACCCGGAACTAAGCAAAGACACTAAAAAAGAAGTATTTCAGGACATCTTGCTAAAACATGCCTTAAAGCCTCACGAAGTGCTGGTGATAGGTGACGATCCTGAATCGGAAATCAAAGCGGCATTACAACTGGGCATACCTACCGTGTTGTACGACCGTAATAGCGATTACTCGAATAAAGTGGCCGACCATCATATTAACAACTTTGCCGCATTGCAAAGCATTATTGATAGCTACGGCAATTAA
- a CDS encoding MFS transporter has protein sequence MFNYTINLYKAAYSGLARSSWYLSLVLLVNRSGTMVLPFMTIYCTQHLHFTIAQAGIVMSMFGLGSLAGAFLGGKITDKYGFYDVQFGALLSGGLIFLILGFQQSLWSVCLTSFILSVCNDAFRPANSTAVAHYSTPETRTRSYSLNRLAVNLGWAVGGAVGGFIASVNYHLLFWVDGFTNIFSAFLLLKLMPRTGAVKKVLHKAQQAAVTASAYKDGVYLLFLVFTALFATCFFQFFTLQPVFFKTHWHYTERFIGMLMSINGLLIIAIEMVLVHKIDGRRHPLVYIPLGVLLMGFGFALTNLLPGTGFTGFMIIVFLTIGEIMSMPFMNAFWISRANESNTGQYAGLYSMAWSTAQIAAPALGSFLVDYNGYTFLWWALGVISIVSAGGFTVLYYNRFSRRTKPLQVNI, from the coding sequence ATGTTTAACTATACTATTAACCTTTACAAAGCCGCCTACAGCGGCCTGGCCCGAAGTAGTTGGTACCTGTCGCTGGTTTTGCTGGTAAACCGCAGCGGCACTATGGTACTCCCTTTCATGACCATTTACTGCACCCAGCACCTGCACTTTACTATTGCACAGGCAGGTATAGTTATGTCGATGTTTGGCTTAGGCTCATTAGCGGGCGCATTTTTGGGTGGAAAAATAACCGATAAATATGGCTTTTATGATGTACAGTTTGGTGCGCTACTAAGCGGTGGCTTAATTTTTCTGATACTGGGTTTTCAGCAAAGCTTATGGTCGGTTTGCCTTACCAGCTTTATTTTGAGTGTTTGTAATGATGCCTTCAGGCCGGCAAACTCAACAGCAGTTGCACATTACAGTACTCCCGAAACACGCACCCGCTCCTACTCGCTCAACCGCTTAGCTGTTAACCTGGGTTGGGCTGTTGGCGGTGCCGTGGGCGGTTTTATAGCATCTGTAAATTACCACCTTTTGTTTTGGGTTGATGGTTTTACCAATATATTTTCGGCCTTTTTACTTTTAAAACTTATGCCGCGCACGGGTGCGGTAAAAAAGGTATTGCACAAAGCTCAACAAGCTGCCGTAACGGCATCAGCCTATAAAGATGGTGTGTATCTACTTTTCCTGGTATTTACGGCCTTGTTTGCAACCTGCTTTTTCCAGTTTTTTACGCTGCAACCGGTGTTCTTTAAAACACACTGGCACTACACCGAGCGTTTTATTGGTATGCTCATGTCAATAAACGGCTTACTAATTATTGCAATTGAAATGGTGCTGGTGCATAAAATAGATGGCAGGCGGCACCCACTTGTTTATATTCCGCTGGGGGTATTGCTTATGGGCTTTGGCTTTGCCTTAACCAACCTATTACCAGGCACAGGGTTTACCGGGTTTATGATAATTGTTTTTTTAACCATAGGCGAAATCATGAGCATGCCATTTATGAATGCGTTCTGGATTTCGCGTGCGAACGAAAGTAATACAGGGCAATATGCAGGTTTGTACAGCATGGCGTGGTCTACCGCTCAAATTGCGGCCCCGGCTTTGGGTAGCTTTTTGGTTGATTACAACGGCTATACTTTTTTATGGTGGGCGTTGGGTGTGATCAGCATCGTTTCGGCCGGTGGGTTTACAGTTCTGTATTACAATAGGTTTAGCAGGCGCACAAAACCTTTACAAGTAAACATTTAA
- the murA gene encoding UDP-N-acetylglucosamine 1-carboxyvinyltransferase — MKNAFEIVGGKKLKGEITPQGAKNEALQILSAVLLTGEKITISNIPDIKDVNKLIELLGDMGVKVERLAPDTYTFEASEIDLEFFHSDEFKSKGGSLRGSIMIVGPLLARFGKASIPKPGGDKIGRRRLDTHFLGFEKLGARFDYNPEDGFFKVDASDLKGTYILLDEASVTGTANIVMAAVLAKGITTIYNAACEPYLQQLCKMLNRMGAKITGIGSNLLTIEGVTELHGTEHRMLPDMIEIGSFIGLAAMTGSEITIKNVQYKELGIIPDTFRRLGIKLELRGDDIFIPSQDHYEIESFIDGSIMTIADSPWPGFTPDLISIVLVVATQAKGSVLIHQKMFESRLFFVDKLLDMGAQIILCDPHRATVIGLDNQVKLRGISMTSPDIRAGVSLLIAALSAQGKSTIYNIEQIERGYQHIDERLIALGADIKRI; from the coding sequence ATGAAAAATGCTTTTGAAATTGTAGGTGGTAAAAAACTTAAAGGCGAAATTACTCCGCAGGGCGCTAAAAATGAGGCTTTGCAAATACTTTCGGCTGTGCTGTTAACCGGCGAAAAAATTACCATCAGCAATATACCTGATATTAAAGATGTTAACAAGCTAATTGAATTGCTTGGAGATATGGGCGTTAAGGTTGAACGCCTTGCTCCTGATACTTATACTTTTGAAGCCAGCGAAATTGATCTTGAGTTTTTCCACTCAGACGAATTTAAATCAAAAGGTGGCAGCTTACGTGGCTCTATCATGATCGTTGGCCCGTTACTGGCACGTTTTGGTAAAGCATCAATTCCTAAACCGGGTGGTGACAAAATTGGCCGCCGCAGGTTAGATACCCACTTCCTGGGTTTCGAAAAATTAGGTGCCCGTTTTGATTATAACCCCGAAGACGGTTTTTTTAAAGTAGATGCATCAGACCTTAAAGGTACTTACATTTTGCTTGACGAAGCATCGGTTACCGGTACAGCTAACATTGTTATGGCTGCTGTATTGGCTAAAGGCATTACTACTATTTACAATGCCGCTTGTGAGCCTTACCTGCAACAGCTTTGCAAAATGCTTAACCGTATGGGCGCTAAAATTACCGGCATAGGCTCAAACCTGCTTACTATTGAAGGTGTAACCGAATTGCATGGTACCGAACACCGTATGCTGCCCGATATGATCGAAATTGGTTCTTTCATTGGCTTGGCTGCCATGACCGGTTCTGAAATTACCATTAAAAATGTTCAGTATAAAGAGTTAGGCATAATACCTGATACGTTTAGACGCCTGGGTATAAAACTGGAGCTGCGTGGTGATGACATTTTCATACCATCGCAGGACCATTACGAAATTGAAAGCTTTATTGATGGCTCGATCATGACCATTGCCGATTCGCCCTGGCCTGGCTTTACGCCCGATTTGATCAGCATTGTATTAGTAGTAGCTACACAAGCAAAAGGTTCAGTATTAATACATCAAAAAATGTTTGAGAGCCGCCTGTTCTTTGTTGATAAACTGCTGGATATGGGCGCGCAAATTATTCTGTGCGATCCGCATCGCGCTACGGTTATTGGCTTAGATAACCAGGTCAAGTTACGCGGTATATCCATGACCTCGCCCGACATTCGCGCGGGAGTGTCATTGTTAATTGCAGCGCTATCAGCTCAGGGCAAATCAACTATTTACAACATTGAGCAAATTGAGCGTGGCTACCAACACATTGACGAACGATTAATAGCACTGGGTGCCGACATAAAGCGTATCTAA
- a CDS encoding DUF4290 domain-containing protein, with translation MAAKLTPGEFDYNSTRSKLLLTEYGRNVQNMVKYIVALPTKEERNRYANVVIELMGFLNPHLRDVADFKHKLWDHLHIISDYKIDVDAPYPLPSPEAIHIRPEPLGYPNQRIRFKHYGKTIELMIAKAKSIDEPARKQHMVQAIANFMKMAYVQWNKDSVSDEIILNDLYELSKGELKLEDNVNLAKVEYRTPVQARTNNQRNNNQQNRGGQQNRGGGGQQNRGGSGGGQQNRNNNQNRSNGGSRKY, from the coding sequence ATGGCTGCAAAACTTACGCCTGGAGAATTTGATTATAACTCAACCCGTAGCAAACTTTTATTAACCGAATACGGTCGCAACGTACAAAACATGGTTAAGTACATTGTTGCCCTGCCCACCAAAGAAGAACGTAACCGCTATGCCAACGTGGTTATTGAATTAATGGGCTTTTTAAACCCGCACCTGCGTGATGTGGCCGATTTTAAGCACAAGCTTTGGGATCACCTTCACATCATATCCGACTATAAAATTGATGTTGACGCGCCTTACCCGCTGCCATCGCCCGAGGCTATACATATCAGGCCCGAGCCGTTAGGCTATCCTAACCAGCGCATCAGGTTTAAGCACTATGGCAAAACCATTGAACTGATGATTGCCAAAGCCAAAAGTATTGATGAGCCTGCACGCAAGCAGCACATGGTACAGGCTATTGCCAATTTCATGAAAATGGCTTATGTGCAATGGAATAAAGACTCGGTAAGCGACGAGATCATTTTAAATGACCTTTATGAACTATCAAAAGGTGAGCTGAAACTTGAAGACAATGTTAACCTTGCCAAGGTTGAATACCGTACACCGGTACAAGCCCGCACCAATAACCAACGCAACAACAACCAGCAAAACCGTGGCGGTCAGCAAAATCGTGGTGGCGGAGGTCAGCAAAACCGTGGCGGAAGCGGCGGCGGACAGCAAAACCGCAATAATAACCAAAACCGCAGCAATGGCGGTTCGAGAAAATACTAA
- a CDS encoding mandelate racemase/muconate lactonizing enzyme family protein, whose product MPDQLSITHIDIYRLSIAMEPFTIATGTMNYAQNVFIRLHTNAGLYGVGECSAFPMIVGETQDTCLVMARDFAKLWIGQDPLHIPERMQQLHDFTAGNYTIKGAFDMALYDIAAKNAGLPLYKFLGGSRREVETDITIGISTPEVMAQKAIHFKQTGASILKVKLGKDARQDVERIKQIREAVGAEMKIRIDANQGWSYDDAIYALQALGEYGIEFCEQPMRTWYNDKLPELRSLSPVKIMADESVYIHYDARLQIESNSCDYINIKLAKSGGILEARKIHDLAAQHNIPCMMGGMLESRIALSTKLHLVYASPNIQFFDMDTCMLGHLEDPCLGGVTYDGYFLNIDDTPGIGADARPEFLEKCERWTI is encoded by the coding sequence ATGCCTGATCAACTTAGCATTACCCATATTGATATTTACCGTTTAAGCATTGCCATGGAGCCTTTTACCATTGCCACCGGCACCATGAACTATGCGCAAAATGTTTTTATACGCCTACATACCAATGCCGGTTTGTACGGGGTAGGTGAGTGCTCGGCCTTTCCTATGATAGTGGGCGAAACACAGGATACCTGCTTAGTAATGGCCCGCGATTTTGCCAAACTTTGGATCGGGCAAGATCCGCTTCATATACCCGAACGGATGCAGCAACTGCACGATTTTACCGCCGGAAACTATACCATAAAAGGGGCATTCGATATGGCACTGTACGATATAGCGGCAAAAAATGCAGGCTTGCCTCTATATAAATTTTTAGGCGGAAGCCGCCGCGAGGTTGAAACCGATATTACCATTGGCATATCCACGCCCGAAGTGATGGCGCAAAAGGCCATACACTTTAAGCAAACCGGAGCTTCCATATTAAAAGTAAAATTAGGCAAAGATGCCCGGCAGGATGTAGAGCGCATTAAGCAAATACGGGAGGCCGTTGGTGCCGAAATGAAGATACGTATTGATGCCAACCAGGGCTGGAGTTATGATGATGCCATATATGCCTTACAAGCCTTAGGTGAGTATGGCATAGAGTTTTGCGAACAACCCATGCGTACCTGGTATAATGATAAGCTACCCGAACTACGCAGCCTATCGCCAGTAAAAATTATGGCAGATGAAAGCGTGTATATCCATTACGATGCCCGCTTGCAAATTGAGAGTAATTCGTGCGATTACATTAATATCAAATTGGCTAAATCGGGCGGGATTTTGGAGGCGCGTAAAATACACGATTTAGCAGCGCAGCATAATATACCTTGCATGATGGGCGGTATGCTCGAAAGCCGTATTGCCCTGAGCACTAAGCTGCATTTGGTTTACGCCAGCCCCAATATTCAATTTTTTGATATGGATACCTGCATGTTAGGCCACCTCGAAGACCCATGCCTTGGTGGGGTTACTTATGATGGCTACTTTTTAAATATTGATGATACCCCCGGCATTGGAGCCGATGCCCGGCCGGAGTTTTTAGAGAAGTGCGAAAGGTGGACGATATAA
- a CDS encoding NADH-quinone oxidoreductase subunit C, which produces MMLDSVKEILTARFGPEVIVGEETGGLQPALLIAPDRIADVCLELRNNPATYFDFLSCLSGIDYGVTANRFGVVYHLASIPYQTQLTLKVSKEHGRDVNNLPTFPTLSNVYRTADWHEREAYDLVGIFFEGHPDLRRILLPDDWQGFPLRKDYEAAEYYKGIKID; this is translated from the coding sequence ATGATGTTAGATAGCGTTAAAGAAATACTAACCGCACGCTTTGGCCCCGAAGTAATTGTTGGCGAAGAAACCGGCGGCCTGCAACCAGCCCTGCTGATAGCGCCCGACCGTATTGCCGACGTATGCCTGGAGCTGAGAAACAACCCGGCTACGTATTTCGATTTCCTTTCGTGCCTTAGCGGGATTGATTACGGTGTTACAGCCAACCGCTTTGGCGTGGTGTATCACCTGGCATCTATCCCCTATCAAACGCAGCTTACCTTAAAAGTGAGTAAAGAGCACGGCCGCGATGTTAACAACTTACCAACGTTCCCTACCCTGTCAAACGTTTACCGTACCGCCGACTGGCACGAACGTGAGGCATATGATTTAGTAGGCATCTTTTTTGAAGGGCACCCCGATTTACGGCGTATTTTATTACCCGATGATTGGCAAGGTTTCCCGTTGCGAAAAGATTATGAAGCTGCGGAGTATTATAAGGGGATAAAGATAGATTAG
- the pdxH gene encoding pyridoxamine 5'-phosphate oxidase, whose product MDEKDIQNLRQEYRASSLKEADAHANPIKQFESWFNQAVKAEVLEPNAMTLATSTHDGRPSARVVLLKGFNEDGFSFYTNYLSRKGKEIAKNPHAALVFFWGDLERQIRIEGTIEKLSKEKSEHYFHSRPKGSQIGAMASPQSQEIEDRDVLEKKWQELEAEYEGKEVPKPAYWGGYILKPQLIEFWQGRSSRLHDRVLYKKADKKTWKKVRLAP is encoded by the coding sequence ATGGATGAAAAAGACATACAAAACCTAAGACAAGAGTATCGCGCCAGCTCATTAAAAGAGGCCGACGCTCATGCCAACCCTATAAAACAGTTCGAGAGCTGGTTTAACCAGGCTGTTAAGGCCGAAGTACTCGAACCCAATGCCATGACGCTGGCCACATCAACACATGACGGCCGACCATCGGCACGTGTGGTACTGTTAAAGGGCTTTAACGAAGATGGCTTTTCGTTTTACACCAATTACCTTAGTCGTAAAGGTAAAGAAATTGCCAAAAACCCGCATGCTGCTCTCGTATTTTTTTGGGGCGACCTGGAGCGCCAGATACGTATCGAGGGTACTATCGAAAAATTAAGCAAAGAAAAATCGGAACACTACTTTCACTCGCGCCCTAAAGGCAGCCAGATAGGTGCTATGGCATCTCCCCAAAGCCAGGAAATTGAAGACCGAGATGTGTTAGAGAAAAAGTGGCAGGAGTTAGAAGCCGAGTATGAGGGTAAAGAAGTGCCTAAGCCAGCTTACTGGGGTGGCTACATTTTAAAGCCGCAATTAATAGAGTTTTGGCAAGGCCGCAGCAGCCGCCTGCACGACCGCGTTTTGTATAAAAAAGCTGATAAAAAGACCTGGAAAAAAGTAAGACTTGCCCCATGA
- a CDS encoding YqgE/AlgH family protein gives MLSTITPAAGRLLISEPFMMDPNFKRSVILLAEHAEDGTLGYVLNHLSEYKLSDVLPDVNYSEMPIYIGGPVANNTLHFIHRCPDKIEGGVEVWDGIYWGGSFDRVKELLNNYQLNENEIRFFMGYSGWNPGQLDTEIEEDTWIVANKFNPEVLFMHDEQNLWREAVISLGQRYAHIANFPENPMLN, from the coding sequence ATGCTAAGTACTATAACACCCGCCGCCGGGCGCCTGCTAATTTCTGAACCATTTATGATGGACCCAAACTTCAAGCGTTCGGTAATATTATTGGCCGAACACGCTGAAGACGGTACGCTGGGTTATGTACTTAATCACCTGAGCGAATATAAGCTGAGCGATGTATTGCCCGATGTGAACTACTCGGAAATGCCCATATACATTGGCGGACCGGTTGCCAACAATACCCTGCACTTTATTCATCGTTGCCCTGATAAAATTGAAGGCGGGGTAGAGGTATGGGATGGTATTTACTGGGGCGGAAGTTTTGACCGTGTAAAAGAACTGCTGAACAACTACCAGCTAAACGAAAACGAGATCCGTTTTTTTATGGGCTACTCGGGCTGGAACCCCGGCCAGCTGGATACAGAAATAGAAGAAGATACCTGGATAGTAGCCAATAAGTTTAATCCTGAAGTGCTTTTTATGCACGATGAACAAAACTTGTGGCGCGAAGCAGTAATTAGCTTAGGCCAGCGATATGCGCATATCGCTAATTTTCCGGAAAATCCGATGTTGAATTAA
- the purE gene encoding 5-(carboxyamino)imidazole ribonucleotide mutase → MTSEYKVGIIMGSKSDLPVMQDAADVLTELGVAYEITVVSAHRTPDRLFDYAKSAASRGLKVIIAGAGGAAHLPGMVASLTHLPVVGVPVKSSNSIDGWDSVLSILQMPNGIPVATVALNASKNAGLLAAQILSTADEKLTQALITYKHELAQKVLDSAEDMKAEGLPIGYNG, encoded by the coding sequence ATGACCTCAGAATATAAAGTAGGAATTATAATGGGCAGCAAATCAGATCTGCCTGTAATGCAGGATGCTGCCGATGTGCTTACCGAATTAGGCGTTGCCTATGAAATTACCGTGGTCTCAGCCCACCGCACACCCGATAGGTTATTTGATTATGCAAAATCGGCCGCAAGCCGTGGCTTAAAGGTAATAATTGCCGGTGCAGGCGGTGCAGCGCATTTGCCGGGCATGGTAGCCTCATTAACCCATTTACCGGTAGTTGGCGTTCCTGTAAAATCGAGCAATTCAATTGATGGTTGGGATTCGGTATTATCTATACTCCAAATGCCAAATGGTATCCCAGTGGCAACCGTAGCACTCAATGCTTCTAAAAATGCAGGCCTACTTGCTGCCCAAATATTATCAACAGCAGATGAGAAATTAACCCAAGCCCTCATCACTTACAAACATGAATTAGCCCAAAAGGTATTGGATTCGGCAGAAGATATGAAAGCTGAAGGGTTGCCAATTGGGTATAACGGGTAA
- a CDS encoding 5-(carboxyamino)imidazole ribonucleotide synthase, with protein sequence MKAFYGDLRLGILGGGQLGRMLIQQAINYNVTVKVLDPDREAPCRKLCDEFVVGSLSDYETVYNFGKKVDLLTIEIEKVNVDALEQLEREGVVVYPQPRVIRLIQDKGLQKQFFKENEIPTAEFQIISSAKELQESTMPFPYIQKLRRDGYDGKGVYKVVDESYLAKAFTEPSLIERWVNFEKEIAVIVARNEKGDIETFPMVEMEFNPEANLVEFLISPSTLSFEIQQEAANIAKKIAESLRIVGLLAVEMFLDKNGKILVNELAPRPHNSGHQTIEGNVVSQFEQHLRAIFNQPLGNTDSLSNAIMINVLGEQGHEGPAVYQGIEKVLNCPGVYIHLYGKALTKPFRKMGHVTIVDVDREKAIEKARYVQNTLKVIS encoded by the coding sequence ATGAAAGCATTTTATGGCGATTTAAGGCTTGGAATTTTAGGCGGCGGACAATTAGGCCGCATGCTTATACAGCAAGCCATCAATTATAACGTAACCGTTAAAGTTTTAGACCCCGACCGCGAAGCGCCCTGCCGCAAGCTATGCGACGAATTTGTAGTTGGCTCGTTAAGCGATTACGAAACCGTATATAATTTTGGAAAAAAGGTTGACCTCCTTACCATCGAAATTGAGAAGGTTAACGTTGACGCTTTAGAACAATTGGAACGCGAAGGCGTGGTGGTTTATCCGCAACCCCGTGTAATAAGATTAATACAGGACAAGGGACTGCAAAAGCAGTTTTTTAAAGAAAACGAAATTCCCACGGCCGAGTTTCAAATTATAAGCAGCGCTAAAGAACTACAGGAAAGCACTATGCCTTTCCCTTACATTCAAAAGCTACGCCGCGACGGTTACGATGGCAAAGGTGTGTATAAGGTAGTTGACGAAAGTTATTTAGCCAAGGCCTTTACCGAACCAAGCCTTATTGAGCGTTGGGTTAATTTTGAGAAGGAAATTGCCGTAATAGTTGCCCGCAACGAAAAAGGTGATATAGAAACCTTCCCCATGGTGGAGATGGAGTTTAACCCGGAAGCCAATTTGGTAGAGTTTTTAATTTCGCCATCTACCCTATCATTCGAAATACAGCAGGAAGCAGCTAACATAGCCAAAAAAATTGCCGAAAGCCTGCGTATTGTAGGTTTACTGGCGGTTGAAATGTTTTTGGACAAGAACGGTAAGATATTAGTAAATGAACTCGCGCCACGCCCACACAACAGCGGTCACCAAACTATTGAGGGCAATGTGGTGTCGCAATTCGAGCAACATTTGCGCGCTATATTTAATCAACCGTTAGGTAATACCGACAGCTTGAGCAACGCCATTATGATAAATGTATTGGGCGAACAAGGCCACGAAGGGCCGGCAGTTTACCAGGGCATTGAAAAGGTATTAAACTGCCCCGGAGTGTATATTCATTTGTACGGTAAAGCATTAACCAAACCTTTCCGCAAAATGGGACATGTTACTATTGTTGATGTTGATAGAGAGAAAGCGATTGAAAAAGCAAGGTACGTGCAGAATACGCTTAAAGTAATTAGTTAG